From Candidatus Poribacteria bacterium:
TGACAGAAGCCGGTACGCCTCGACGGGCGCATGTCAAATCGACGCTCGGTATCGGCACGCTCCTGCTGGAAGGAATAGGGGACACCATCCGCATCTCGATTACCGGCGATCCGGTTGAAGAGGTCTTGACTGCCAAAGAACTCCTCCGCACACTCGGTATGGCTGAAGACATGCTCGACGTTGTTTCTTGCCCGTTCTGTGGGCGCGGCGACCCTGACGCAGGTTATGAGAATATCGTCGCTGTCGCTGAGGAACTTTTAGAGAAACACGGTATTAATATCCCAGTGGCAGTGATGGGATGTGAAGTCAACGGACCTGGTGAGACACGGAACGCTGAAGTAGGCATCCATTTGGGCGGTAAGGAACTTGCCGTTCTAAAAGTTCGTGGTGAACGCGTGCGTACCTTCCGAGGAAAAGACGAAGTGAACCCGGAATTTTTGGCGAATGCGTTGTTAGAAGCAGCGCAGCAGTTGGTGGCAGTGCAAACCGATAAAGCCGTATAAGAAAAAATGAAACACTTACAACAGCGTATCCAAACAGCGATTCGGTTAATTCCCGTCCAGATTGGATTACTCGCGCTATTTTTCTGTGCCTACCACATATTCCTATTTTACATCATGCGCGAAACAGGTCTTGACCTCGGTGCGGTGGGGTTCAACAGGCACATTGTCCCTCTTTATGCCCAACCGAGTTTCGACTTGAGTTTGTGGATATTGCCTGCCCTTGTGGTGTGTATCGGTTTCCTCTATCTCTGCCATAGATACCTGCTTTCGGATACGTCTGAGCGACGCTTAATCTGGATAGCGTTCGCTTGCTTCATCGCAATTCATATTAGCGTTGCCCAAATTGATGGATACCGGGAGATTGAACGCGATGGTGAGAAGACGCGGATCTTAACGCTTTTGGAACCGTATACACGTACATCGTTGGAGTATTATGGCGATGTGCCGCGCGTTGACGAACTCGGCATCCGCAGGTTTCTCAAGGATTATAGCAAACCGGAACTGTTTGATACACTTTCAGGACACACGCGCACCCATCCGCCGGGGGGTGTGCTTTTCTTATGGCATGTCAGTGGACTCTTCGGTTACAATCTCGTATCGGCATCGTTAGTCTCAATTATCTTCACCGCGCTCACAGTGATACCAATCTATCGCCTCGGCGTGTACCTCTACGGCGAAAAGGTCGGCCGATATGCCCTTCTCCTATTCCTCGTCACCCCCAATTTCGTGATGTTCACCGGTACGTCAATGGACGGTCCCTTCAGCGTTTTCCCAATTTTAAGCATCTACCTCTTTTATAAAGCGCAGGAACGGGAAACCATACCCGACCAGAAGTGGCATGAATTCCGGCCTTATAGTTTACTAACAGGACTTTCGCTTGCACTCGGAATGTTCATGACGTATTCAACGGTCGTTGTCGGTGTATTTTTGTGTGTTGTTGCTTTATTGGAGCGGAAGCAGTTCCGGCAGTATCTGAAGGTTTTGCTGTTCGCGGCTTCAGGATTTATCGGATTTTACCTATTGCTTTTTGTCTTGACGGGATTCCGTCCGATTGAGGCACTCTGGGCGGCTATCAAAAAGGATGAATCAGGCATGGGGACGGGGTATGAAAGCATCGACCGTTATTTCCATCTGAGTTTTGCCAACCTATTTGCCTTCCTGATCGGTGTCGGATTTCCGATAACACTGGTCTGGCTCCGAGAAATTGTATCAGCACTGAAACAGTGGAAACAGGACAGCACGTCATCTGAACAGGCGAGTAATGGTGCGCGTCTCCCTTGGATATTTCGTCATGAAAAATTAGACACGTTCATCATCGGTTTCCTAATCACCCTCCTCTTTTTCACATTTTCGACGCTATTTACAATGGAAGTTGAGCGGATATGGATTTTCATGGTGCCGTTCTTCGTTATCCCTGTCGCGAAACATCTCACGGCGCGTCCGATATCGGATTTCTATTGGGTCATAGGTATACTCGTCGCGCAACTCATCATCGGAGAAGTTCTACTCTACACGTATTGGTAGGGAGCAGCTGTCGGCAGTAAGTCTTGTAGGTTGGGTTGAACGGAGATCTACTAAAAATCGCACACGGTACAGTGTTTTCAGAGATCAGAGAAACCTGAAATCACCCAAAAACCGAGTGAAACCCAACGCATTAATCAGAGAATTTTTACCGCAAGGAAAATTAAAAAATTGCGAATTCTCTACGTCATTGATTCTATGACAAAGGATGGTGCCGAGTCGCAGCTGCTCAAGACATTAGATCGGTTGCCGCCGGAGCAGTATGAGGCTTATGTTGTGCTGAGCCGTGCCGAAGGCGAACGCGTAGCAGAACTTGCTGAGATCTCCTGCGTAAAGGATGTCGCCACATTTGGAAGCGGAGGTAGGCGCATGAAGTTATTGGAAAAAGCCTTCGCGCTCGCTGGTATTGTCAATGCGGTTAAACCGAACATCGTACATAGTTGGTTATGGTATTCCAATTTCCTTTGTGGACTTTCCCGTAAACTTGGGCTGTGGCGGAAAATTCCATTCATTGCCTCACAACGCGGCGACTACCACGCGAGATACGGAAAGTTTCGGCTCTGGCTCACAGAAAAACTTATTTATAACACTGCTGACACTCTACTGACGAATTCAGTGCAAATTCAACGGCATCTCCGCGAACAGTATCCAGACAAAAAGGTTGTTAGCATTCCAAACCTATTGGAATTACCGACCGAAAAATGGTCTCAGCAACGCGGAGACGGTACCCAAGAAAAGTTAATCGTGAGTGTAGGACGCTTCGCACCTGAAAAAGGGCACCGGTATCTGATTGAGGCGTTGAATTTACTGAACCAACAGAATGTCGCGTGGCGATGCACATTTCTCGGTGAAGGCGAACTGGAAGCGGAACTCCGTGCACTCGTAGCAGAATACGGACTCTCAGAACAGATAGCGTTTCCCGGTTTCTGCGAAGATGTCTTTTCTGTGCTTTTCACGGCAGATGTTTTTGTGCTTCCCTCACTCCACGAGAGCTCGCCAAATGCACTGATTGAGGCGATGGGAACCGGGATGCCCTGCATTGCTTCGGATGTGGGTGGCATTGTAGATTTAATTGAGGCTGAGAAAAACGGTATCCGGGTTCCACCACAAGATCCAGAAGCGTTAGCGACAGCACTCCATCGGATGTTGACTGATTCTGACTTTGCAAGTGCGTTGGGAAAAAACGCCCGCGCAACGATTCAGGAGAAGTTCGACAGCACGGAGTCCCTTCGGAAATTGGAAGAGATTTATCAAGGTTATAGATTCATAAAGGCATAATTTCCTTAAAAATATGATAGCAATTTTTGTCTGTCAGAATTCACAACAATCCCACAACGGCTTCGCAGATGGGTGAATTCTTTATTCTCGGGAAAATAGATTGACAAAATGGCACCGCTCCTACATCCAGAACGCTT
This genomic window contains:
- a CDS encoding glycosyltransferase family 39 protein produces the protein MKHLQQRIQTAIRLIPVQIGLLALFFCAYHIFLFYIMRETGLDLGAVGFNRHIVPLYAQPSFDLSLWILPALVVCIGFLYLCHRYLLSDTSERRLIWIAFACFIAIHISVAQIDGYREIERDGEKTRILTLLEPYTRTSLEYYGDVPRVDELGIRRFLKDYSKPELFDTLSGHTRTHPPGGVLFLWHVSGLFGYNLVSASLVSIIFTALTVIPIYRLGVYLYGEKVGRYALLLFLVTPNFVMFTGTSMDGPFSVFPILSIYLFYKAQERETIPDQKWHEFRPYSLLTGLSLALGMFMTYSTVVVGVFLCVVALLERKQFRQYLKVLLFAASGFIGFYLLLFVLTGFRPIEALWAAIKKDESGMGTGYESIDRYFHLSFANLFAFLIGVGFPITLVWLREIVSALKQWKQDSTSSEQASNGARLPWIFRHEKLDTFIIGFLITLLFFTFSTLFTMEVERIWIFMVPFFVIPVAKHLTARPISDFYWVIGILVAQLIIGEVLLYTYW
- a CDS encoding glycosyltransferase, whose amino-acid sequence is MRILYVIDSMTKDGAESQLLKTLDRLPPEQYEAYVVLSRAEGERVAELAEISCVKDVATFGSGGRRMKLLEKAFALAGIVNAVKPNIVHSWLWYSNFLCGLSRKLGLWRKIPFIASQRGDYHARYGKFRLWLTEKLIYNTADTLLTNSVQIQRHLREQYPDKKVVSIPNLLELPTEKWSQQRGDGTQEKLIVSVGRFAPEKGHRYLIEALNLLNQQNVAWRCTFLGEGELEAELRALVAEYGLSEQIAFPGFCEDVFSVLFTADVFVLPSLHESSPNALIEAMGTGMPCIASDVGGIVDLIEAEKNGIRVPPQDPEALATALHRMLTDSDFASALGKNARATIQEKFDSTESLRKLEEIYQGYRFIKA